The Neobacillus sp. OS1-2 genome includes a window with the following:
- a CDS encoding IclR family transcriptional regulator → MQKQNEKEKSEVPALEASIKILEYLSRYKSKERSLSQIAKNLSINKSTCHRILKLFIHYRYVSYNEDSKQYNLGPYLLVLGTRASEFIDYLRLAKPYLKSVCEQTRLTSVLLEPLSNDRLMYVAKEELDSPDDPVQVTVKIGQHFPVTSASFGKCYLAFLEAERTREMIQKVNFKQFTDSSITDFEIFQESLNEVKQKGYAVSYEEHTPGIVGVAAPIFDHNGEIKMVIACIGFASKISEEQISFCGEMLKEASKRIMEVIGGREP, encoded by the coding sequence ATGCAAAAACAAAATGAAAAGGAAAAATCAGAGGTTCCTGCTCTAGAGGCTTCCATTAAAATTCTGGAATATTTAAGTCGTTATAAAAGTAAGGAACGTTCCCTGTCACAAATCGCTAAGAATTTATCTATCAATAAGAGTACCTGTCATAGAATTCTAAAATTATTCATTCATTATCGCTATGTTTCATACAATGAGGATTCTAAACAGTATAATCTTGGGCCATATCTTCTCGTCTTAGGCACTAGGGCTTCAGAGTTTATCGATTACCTTAGGCTTGCTAAACCATACCTCAAGTCCGTATGCGAACAAACAAGGCTAACAAGTGTTTTGCTTGAACCTTTATCCAATGATCGATTAATGTATGTTGCCAAGGAGGAACTTGATTCGCCGGATGACCCTGTTCAGGTGACAGTAAAAATAGGACAGCATTTCCCTGTAACCAGTGCCTCTTTTGGTAAGTGCTACTTAGCGTTTCTTGAGGCAGAACGAACGAGAGAAATGATTCAAAAGGTTAATTTTAAACAATTTACCGATAGTTCCATTACAGATTTTGAAATATTTCAGGAAAGTTTAAATGAGGTGAAACAAAAAGGGTATGCAGTAAGCTATGAAGAACATACACCGGGTATTGTTGGTGTTGCAGCACCTATCTTTGACCATAACGGCGAGATAAAAATGGTTATTGCCTGTATCGGCTTTGCTTCAAAAATTAGTGAAGAACAGATTTCATTCTGTGGGGAAATGCTCAAAGAAGCATCAAAAAGGATAATGGAAGTAATTGGAGGAAGGGAACCCTAA
- a CDS encoding thiolase family protein — protein MRNVVIIDAVRTAVGRIGGSLKDIEVDFLAAKVIEGLVARTGMNKNEVEEVIMGQTKQSADSPNLARVALLRAGLPVEVPGYTVQRQCGSALQAINNAALQIMSGMSDVIIAGGAESMSTAPYYIRKARYGYGSGNGEIVDPNTESQPRSQPIEIYGNLTMGYTAENLAVQYKISRREQDEFAFRSQELAQKAIQNERFRKEIVPYEVKQRKEVKVFEIDEHPRLTSLEKMANLKPVFKENGTVTAGNSSGRNDGASAVLMMSEVAAHKYGLKPKAKIIAQAVSGVSPEIMGIGPVQSTKKALSMAGLSLNDMGLIELNEAFAAQALAVIKELNLNLERVNVNGGAIALGHPLGATGAILMTKLVHEMERREEKYGLVTLCIGGGQGITTIVENMRI, from the coding sequence GTGAGAAATGTTGTCATTATTGATGCTGTACGTACTGCTGTGGGGCGAATTGGAGGCAGCTTGAAGGATATTGAAGTAGATTTCCTTGCTGCAAAAGTCATCGAAGGACTTGTAGCACGAACAGGAATGAACAAAAATGAAGTTGAAGAGGTCATTATGGGACAGACCAAACAAAGTGCGGATTCTCCTAATCTAGCCCGAGTAGCTCTTTTGCGCGCCGGGCTGCCAGTTGAGGTCCCGGGTTATACCGTTCAAAGACAATGCGGTTCAGCACTTCAGGCCATTAATAATGCAGCCTTGCAAATTATGAGTGGGATGTCAGATGTAATCATAGCCGGCGGGGCCGAATCGATGAGCACAGCCCCCTATTATATTCGAAAAGCACGCTATGGATACGGTTCAGGAAATGGAGAAATTGTTGATCCTAATACGGAAAGCCAACCACGCTCACAGCCAATTGAAATCTATGGGAATCTCACAATGGGATATACAGCGGAAAATTTAGCCGTACAGTATAAAATATCGAGAAGGGAACAGGATGAATTTGCCTTTCGCAGTCAGGAACTTGCACAAAAAGCAATCCAGAATGAGCGGTTCCGAAAGGAAATTGTTCCTTATGAAGTTAAGCAACGAAAAGAAGTAAAAGTTTTCGAAATCGATGAGCACCCGAGATTAACCAGTCTGGAAAAGATGGCGAATTTGAAACCGGTGTTTAAAGAAAATGGTACAGTAACTGCGGGTAATAGCAGTGGGCGCAACGATGGGGCTTCTGCTGTTTTAATGATGTCGGAGGTCGCTGCACACAAATATGGCCTTAAACCAAAAGCAAAAATTATTGCTCAGGCTGTTTCGGGGGTTTCTCCTGAAATTATGGGGATTGGTCCGGTTCAGTCTACGAAGAAAGCGTTATCCATGGCAGGTCTCTCTTTAAATGATATGGGTTTAATTGAACTGAATGAAGCCTTTGCGGCGCAGGCGCTTGCTGTAATAAAGGAACTAAATTTGAATTTGGAAAGGGTTAATGTCAATGGCGGGGCCATTGCATTAGGTCATCCTCTTGGAGCCACAGGTGCCATTCTAATGACAAAATTAGTGCACGAAATGGAACGAAGAGAAGAAAAGTATGGGTTAGTTACTCTTTGCATTGGAGGAGGGCAAGGGATTACAACGATTGTGGAAAATATGCGAATTTAA
- a CDS encoding acyl-CoA dehydrogenase family protein, translated as MDFLLSEDILSLKQSIRDFVDSEVEPLAMEIEEKDEIPEKIMNMSKEIGLFGLSIPEEYGGTGIGMVGKCAIYEELGRTHNGYTTVIGGHTGIGSVGIVEMGNEEQRRKYLPAMARGEMIGAFALTEPSAGSHASNLKTTAVRKGDKYVLNGSKHYITNAPIASVFTVMAVTDPSKGAKGITSFIVEKDFPGFIIGKNEKKMGLHGSHSAEIFFEDCEVPIENVLGQEGQGYVNALKILANGRAGLAARNLGSCDKLLEMSINHANTRIQFDKPIFEQQIIQHYLADMALDIEALRSMTYRVAWMVDQEMKVIKEAAMVKLFGSEVYNRVADKAVQIHGGMGYIAEYPVERFYRDARITKIYEGTSEIQKNIIAAQLKREYL; from the coding sequence ATGGATTTTCTTTTATCGGAAGATATCCTATCTTTAAAACAAAGCATTCGGGATTTTGTTGATAGTGAAGTGGAACCACTTGCCATGGAAATTGAAGAAAAGGATGAAATTCCTGAGAAGATTATGAACATGTCTAAGGAAATAGGCTTGTTTGGATTAAGCATCCCGGAAGAATACGGCGGAACGGGAATCGGAATGGTTGGCAAGTGTGCGATCTACGAGGAATTAGGCAGAACACATAATGGGTATACCACCGTCATCGGTGGCCATACAGGGATCGGTTCTGTTGGGATCGTAGAGATGGGAAATGAGGAACAAAGGCGAAAATATTTGCCCGCTATGGCCAGAGGGGAAATGATCGGTGCCTTTGCTTTGACAGAACCTAGTGCAGGCTCCCATGCATCGAATTTGAAAACAACCGCGGTAAGAAAAGGAGATAAATATGTCTTAAATGGGAGCAAGCATTACATTACAAACGCGCCTATCGCGAGTGTCTTTACGGTTATGGCTGTAACAGATCCATCGAAGGGAGCAAAGGGAATTACCTCTTTTATCGTAGAGAAAGACTTTCCTGGGTTCATAATTGGTAAAAACGAAAAGAAAATGGGTCTGCACGGATCCCATTCCGCAGAAATTTTCTTTGAAGATTGTGAAGTTCCTATAGAAAATGTACTTGGTCAAGAGGGACAAGGGTATGTCAACGCATTGAAAATTCTTGCCAATGGTCGAGCCGGGCTTGCAGCAAGAAACCTGGGTTCTTGTGATAAGCTTTTAGAGATGTCTATTAATCATGCAAATACACGAATTCAGTTTGATAAACCGATCTTTGAACAACAAATTATTCAACATTATTTGGCGGACATGGCTCTTGATATAGAAGCCTTAAGAAGTATGACCTACCGAGTTGCCTGGATGGTCGACCAAGAGATGAAGGTCATAAAGGAAGCGGCCATGGTAAAACTGTTCGGTTCCGAGGTTTATAATCGTGTTGCCGATAAAGCCGTACAGATTCACGGAGGAATGGGTTATATTGCTGAATACCCTGTGGAACGTTTTTACCGTGATGCAAGAATAACCAAGATTTATGAAGGAACATCCGAGATTCAAAAAAATATCATTGCAGCGCAACTAAAACGGGAATATCTTTAG
- a CDS encoding transposase family protein: protein MYIYPTDESLLITLKSNRTSSACPFCSKKSSRIHSHYTRKVQDLPIGEKSCELLILSRRWFCDNPDCTDKIFTERFDWLSSNGRRTKRTEQVLRKMAFLTSCLSAEKLAKSAHIPVSHDTLLALIHHTVIESEVSPFRGS from the coding sequence ATGTACATTTACCCTACAGACGAATCCTTACTAATAACGTTAAAAAGCAATCGAACATCTTCCGCCTGCCCATTCTGCTCAAAGAAAAGTTCCCGCATCCATAGTCACTATACACGTAAAGTACAGGATCTCCCCATCGGTGAAAAATCTTGTGAACTGTTAATACTTTCTAGAAGATGGTTTTGTGATAACCCAGATTGCACTGACAAAATTTTTACTGAGCGATTCGATTGGCTCTCATCAAATGGTAGGCGAACTAAAAGGACAGAACAAGTTTTACGAAAGATGGCCTTTTTAACAAGTTGCCTCTCAGCTGAAAAATTAGCCAAGTCAGCTCATATCCCGGTGAGCCACGATACCCTATTAGCTTTGATACACCATACTGTTATTGAATCAGAGGTGTCACCCTTTCGTGGGTCTTGA
- a CDS encoding transposase encodes MGLDDFAFCKGHTYGTLVCDLQSKAPLALLPNRLPETVTSWLKKYPFIELVSRDGFTGFRQGIKNASNTITQIYDRWHFIRNAKKQLDSFLATIMPASIKWSIPESHPTEIPLTRAEQPNKNRQNKKWELIQDIQIAHKKGKNISRLAREYNLDRRTIYQYLNMKEPPVFHRFRNRPTDKYYEQIIKLEQEGNTVKEIYSSIQNQGYTGTFSGVRSIVKGSERNVNLVFQKRTKYLFLEKNYAHGCGD; translated from the coding sequence GTGGGTCTTGATGACTTTGCATTTTGCAAAGGTCATACTTATGGAACACTCGTATGTGATCTCCAATCTAAAGCTCCCTTAGCGCTCTTACCAAATCGTTTACCTGAAACAGTTACTAGTTGGCTAAAGAAGTATCCTTTTATTGAACTAGTTAGTCGAGATGGTTTTACAGGTTTCCGTCAAGGAATTAAAAATGCAAGCAATACAATTACCCAGATTTATGATCGATGGCATTTTATTAGGAATGCTAAGAAGCAGCTAGATTCCTTTCTTGCCACTATCATGCCAGCTTCAATCAAATGGAGCATCCCTGAATCACATCCCACAGAAATTCCACTAACTCGAGCAGAACAACCCAATAAGAATCGTCAAAATAAAAAGTGGGAACTGATTCAAGATATTCAAATTGCACATAAAAAGGGGAAAAATATTTCAAGACTTGCCAGGGAATATAACTTGGACAGAAGAACCATCTATCAATATTTAAACATGAAGGAACCTCCAGTATTTCATCGTTTCCGAAATAGACCAACGGATAAGTATTATGAGCAAATTATTAAGCTTGAGCAAGAAGGAAATACGGTAAAAGAAATATACTCTTCTATTCAAAATCAAGGTTATACGGGCACTTTTTCAGGTGTACGTTCAATAGTGAAAGGTTCCGAAAGGAACGTAAATTTGGTCTTTCAAAAGAGGACAAAATACTTATTTCTAGAAAAAAACTATGCTCATGGATGTGGAGACTAG
- a CDS encoding transposase, which yields MEEIASLNKCFEFYPLVKELYNTIQTYRGAIQTKNLDIFLQWIREQLSSEKNPFYYYALRLLSDLQAVKNALISPFSNGLLEGQINRLKTIKRVTYGRAGLAILEKRVLYRL from the coding sequence ATGGAAGAGATAGCTTCCTTAAATAAATGTTTTGAATTTTATCCGCTTGTAAAAGAACTTTATAACACAATCCAAACCTACCGTGGAGCCATTCAAACGAAGAATCTAGACATCTTCCTACAATGGATTAGAGAACAATTATCTTCTGAGAAAAATCCCTTTTATTATTATGCTCTACGACTCCTAAGTGACTTACAAGCAGTAAAAAATGCTTTAATATCCCCATTCAGTAATGGATTACTTGAGGGACAAATAAATCGACTGAAGACAATAAAGCGGGTTACCTACGGTCGGGCTGGGCTGGCAATATTGGAGAAACGGGTGCTCTATAGATTATAA
- a CDS encoding ATP-binding cassette domain-containing protein, translating to MSFIEIHNYSKTIRGQVVLNDINISLEKGKIYGFIGSNGSGKTMLFRAICGLIKPSKGTIKINNETLHKDISFPRDLGVIIESPGFWDHLTGFENLKLLSTIKGQIGDSEIKLSLERVGLKNDDLRIFKKYSLGMKQRLAVAQAIMESPNLLILDEPTNALDEDGIKLIRTIILEENKRGATILIASHNKEDIDNLVEQSFKMKDGKLISKD from the coding sequence ATGAGTTTTATTGAAATTCATAACTATTCTAAAACGATTCGTGGTCAAGTTGTATTAAATGATATAAATATAAGTCTAGAAAAAGGAAAAATATATGGTTTTATAGGAAGTAATGGTTCGGGTAAAACTATGCTATTTAGAGCAATATGTGGACTAATTAAACCATCTAAAGGGACAATTAAAATTAACAATGAAACTCTTCATAAAGATATTTCTTTCCCTAGGGATTTAGGAGTGATTATTGAATCTCCAGGTTTTTGGGATCATCTTACGGGTTTTGAAAATTTAAAATTGTTATCAACAATTAAAGGGCAAATTGGCGATTCGGAAATTAAACTGAGTTTAGAAAGAGTTGGTTTGAAAAATGATGATCTAAGGATATTTAAAAAGTATTCTTTAGGAATGAAACAAAGATTAGCTGTGGCGCAAGCAATTATGGAATCTCCTAACCTTCTTATTCTAGATGAACCTACAAACGCTTTAGATGAGGATGGGATAAAACTCATAAGAACCATTATATTAGAGGAAAACAAAAGAGGTGCTACAATATTAATAGCAAGTCATAATAAAGAGGATATTGATAATTTAGTAGAACAATCTTTTAAAATGAAGGATGGAAAATTGATAAGCAAAGATTAA
- a CDS encoding restriction endonuclease: protein MNITYHYPPDLFNLLVDTIPLLCKSKKDVLIFLKGAGVPTNMMEDMISKVNFNRDAISKYEIVRTGLERINERGERTLRIRREILKRVTQFENFEACWEKDRLPAKGLVAEISKLVQVKDSFTKMKMEREKEAEKRKKDYLRKVKEQELHRQEIETIKHLLNSLFTYTDPHKRGKELEVILNRLFKAYKISVREAFVLVGDQGAGIVEQIDGVIELDGELYLVEMKWWRNPIGTGDVSQHLVRIFNRGHSRGIFISNSSFTQPAISMCKESLSRTVMCLCGLDEVVYILENNLNLEEMLKKKVQAAIIDKNPWLKSEQTIH from the coding sequence ATGAATATAACTTATCACTATCCACCGGATCTTTTTAATCTATTGGTTGATACTATTCCTTTATTGTGTAAGTCAAAAAAAGATGTATTAATCTTTTTAAAGGGCGCTGGTGTTCCTACAAATATGATGGAAGACATGATAAGCAAGGTTAATTTCAATAGGGATGCAATTAGTAAATATGAAATAGTACGGACTGGTTTGGAACGAATAAATGAAAGAGGAGAAAGAACGTTAAGAATTCGAAGGGAAATCTTAAAAAGAGTAACTCAATTTGAAAATTTTGAAGCTTGTTGGGAAAAAGACCGGTTACCAGCAAAAGGGCTGGTTGCGGAAATCAGTAAATTAGTACAAGTAAAAGATTCATTTACAAAAATGAAAATGGAACGTGAAAAAGAAGCAGAAAAACGTAAAAAGGATTATTTAAGAAAGGTAAAAGAACAAGAATTGCATCGTCAAGAGATTGAAACTATTAAACATCTGCTGAACAGTTTATTTACATATACAGATCCACATAAGAGAGGCAAGGAACTTGAGGTAATATTAAACAGACTGTTTAAGGCATATAAAATTTCGGTTAGAGAAGCTTTTGTACTTGTAGGAGATCAAGGAGCGGGAATTGTTGAACAGATCGATGGTGTTATCGAATTAGATGGAGAGTTATATTTAGTAGAAATGAAGTGGTGGAGGAACCCTATTGGCACAGGTGACGTTTCGCAACATCTTGTTCGTATTTTTAATCGTGGTCACAGCAGGGGGATCTTTATCTCAAATTCAAGTTTTACGCAACCTGCCATTAGTATGTGTAAAGAATCACTTTCGAGAACTGTTATGTGTCTTTGTGGTTTAGATGAGGTCGTTTATATTCTTGAAAATAATCTTAATCTAGAAGAAATGTTAAAGAAAAAAGTACAGGCAGCTATAATTGATAAAAATCCTTGGCTCAAAAGTGAACAAACCATACATTAG